ATCCTTGATGCACAGGTTGACTATAGCGCGTTTGCGCTGGTCGGCGTGAAACCAAACCCGCGTTTGATGATCATGGTGGCGCTGGATATCACCACGATAGACGCCGGTGCGCAGATCGACCTGATCCCGTCAGTTGCGTGGGAAATCAAGCAGGGCAAGCATCTACAGCTTGAATGGACCTATGGTCTTGATGGTGCGGTCAAGCACGAAGTCGCGGCTGGGATCTGGCTTGAATTCTGATCCAGATCAGTCCTTGAACGGTGCCATCCCGGCGCGGGCCAGTTCGTCGGCACGTTCGTTTTCGGGGTGGCCAGCATGGCCCTTGACCCATTGCCACGTCACTTGATGGCGGGCCTGAGCCTCGTCCAACCGCTGCCAAAGTTCGACATTCTTCACGGGTTTCTTGGATGACGTCCGCCACCCGTTCCGCTTCCACCCATGTATCCACCCGGTCACGCCATTCTTCACATAGGCGCTGTCGGTGACGACCGTGATCGCGCACGGTTTGCCAAGGGTTTCCAGTGCCATGATGGCAGCCATCAACTCCATCTGGTTGTTGGTGGTTTCGGCCGCGCCACCTTTCAATTCACGCTCTTTGATCACGGCACCGTTTTCATGGGCTTGCAGTAGAGCCCCCCAACCGCCGGGGCCGGGATTGCCGGAACACGCGCCGTCGGTGAATGCGAAAAACTCAGCCATGGGCCGGACCTGTCAGCGGCTCGAAACCGGGCAGCGCACCAGTCCGATTCAGCCAGTCGCGTATTGCGGAGAAGGGCGACAGATCAAACCCGCCCCGATCTTCGGCCGTGTGGGTGTAGGAATAGAGCGCGATATCCGCGATGGTCGGTGTGTCGCCTGCGAACCAGTCCTGCCCCTGCAGCCCGTGTTCCATCAGGTCCAGAATGCTGTTCCCCGACACCAGCAACTCTTCCAGAAGCTCTGGCGTCGCCTCGTCCGCCAGATGGGGATAGCTCCGCAAAGATGCGCGCACCGCGATGACAGGTTCATGGCGGTTCTGTTCAAAAAACATCCACGACAGCATACGAGCCTGGTCCAACGGATCGTTTGGAATCCATGATGTGCCGCTGGCCAGATACCACAAGATGGCATTGCTTTCGCTAAGCACCTCGCCCGTTTCCAAATGCAGCGCGGGCACTTTGCCCAAGGGCAGTTTGCCTTCGGTCTTCGCGGTCTGTAGTTCGGGTGATTGGGATTCACAGGGGATGTGATGATATGGCCGACCCAGCAACGCCAAAAGCAGCCGCACCTTATAGCTGTTGCCGGAACTGGGCATGGAATAGAGGGTCAGCATTTGCGAGGTCCTAAGATCGGCAAGGGGTCAGGCGGGTTCACGCAACACGCGCGGCACTTTGAATTCGACATTCTCTTGTGCGGTCTCCACCCGTTCGACAGTGACGTCATAGCGGTCACGAAATGCGTCAATGACCTCGTCGACCAGAACCTGCGGGGCGGACGCTCCGGCGGTCAGGCCAACCGATTTGATGCCTTCGATGGCGCGCCAGTCAATCTCACTTGCCCGCTGCACAAGCATGGCATAGCTGCACCCGTTGGCGCGGGCCACCTCGACCAATCGGCGCGAGTTCGAGCTGTTGGGCGCACCGATGACCAGAAGCGCGTCGACCTTGGGGGCTACCGCCTTTACAGCCTCTTGCCGGTTGGTGGTCGCATAGCAAATGTCTTCTTTATGTGGGCCAACGATCTGCGGGAAGCGAGCGCGCAAGGCGTCAACCACACCAGCGGTGTCATCGACAGACAGGGTGGTCTGGGTGATATAGGCAAGTTGTGCGGGATCGCGCGGGGCTAGGGTGGCCACATCTTCGGCGGTTTCGACCAACAGCACCTCGCCTTCGGGCAGTTGTCCCATCGTGCCGATGGTTTCCGGGTGACCCGCATGACCGATCATGACCATTTGCAAGCCGTTCTGGTGGTGGCGCTCGGCCTCGATATGCACTTTGGAGACAAGCGGGCAGGTGGCGTCGACAAACACCATCTCTCGGCGGCTGGCTTCGGCGGGCACGGCCTTGGCAACACCGTGGGCCGAGAAGATGACGGGGCGATCATCAGGCACTTCGTCCAGTTCCTCGACAAAGACGGCCCCTTTGGCGCGCAGCCCATCGACGACGAATTTGTTATGCACAATCTCGTGGCGCACATAGATCGGCGGGCCCCATTTTTCGATCGCCATTTCGACGATCTTGATGGCGCGATCCACACCCGCGCAGAACCCGTTCGGCGCGGCAAGGTAAAGTGTAAGAGCGGGCTTGGTCATGGCATCCTCCGATGCGGGGAGGGGTACGCATTTTACGCGGCAAGGTCCAGTCGGAAGCGGTACCAGACACGGAAATGTAAAAGGCCGGGATCGTGCCCCGGCCTTTTAGGTTCGTTCAAATGACTGGTTCAGTCCTCGGACCGTTCGGGCCGGTCAAACTCGCGTGGGGGGCGTCCGATCACGTCTTTCAGCTCTTCCAGCTCGATGAAATTGTCGGCCTGTCGGCGCAGTTCGTCAGCGATCATCGGGGGTTGGCTGCGGATGGTCGATACCACGGAAACGCGGACACCCTGACGTTGCATTGCTTCGATCAGCGGGCGAAAATCGCCATCGCCGGAGAACAGGACCGCGTGGTCGATATGGGGTGCAAGTTCCAGCGCATCGACGGTAAGTTCGATGTCCATGTTGCCTTTGACCTTCCGCCGACCCATTGAATCAGTGTATTCCTTGGCCGGCTTGGTCACCATCGAGAAGCCGTTGTAATTCAACCAGTCCACCAGTGGGCGGATCGGCGAATATTCCTCGTTTTCCAGAAGGGCCGTGTAATAAAACGCGCGAAGGAGCTTGCCCCGTCGCATGAATTCCTGGCGAAGTAGTTTGTAGTCGATGTCGAAACCCAGCGATTTGGCGGCCGCGTAAAGGTTCGAACCATCAATGAACAGCGCAAGCCGTTCGTCCCGATAGAACATAATAATTCCTTTCCAATTCGCTTCGCCGAACAATCCCGTGAGTGGTAATAAAGAAATCAATCAACGAAGAAACACATTTGCAATCTAGGGAAACCATACGGTGCCGCAAGCAATTAATTCACATGTAACCTGTCCAAAAGTGCTGGTTTCATTAGGAAGTAACGCGACGTCAAGGCGGCGAGAGTCAGCGAATATTATACACGATGCGGTTGAACATCTGGCAGCACGAAAATTTAGAATCACCAGCGTCAGTCGATATTATAGCACGCCTTGCTTTCCAGCCGGTGCTGGTCCCGATTTTGTGAATGCAGCCGTCGGAATCGATACAGACCTTTCACCAAACGATCTGTTGTCTGCGCTGCATCAGATTGAAGCAAAGTTTGGCCGCGAACGGCCATCACGTTGGGCTCCGCGCACTTTGGATCTGGACCTGATTGCTTATGGTGACCAGATTTTGCCCAACGAATCCGTGCTGACACACTGGATGAGCTTGCAGCTGGCGGAGCAGAAGGTTCTGGCCCCCGAGCAACTGATCCTGCCTCATCCGCGGATGCACGAGCGCGCGTTTGTGCTGATTCCCCTTGCCGATATTGCCCCCGATTGGTGTCACCCGCTGATTGGCAAGACAGTGAAGGAGATGGTTGATGACCTGCCTGATGAAGAAAAAAAGGGCGTTTCACCCTATTTGTTCCCGTAGATCTGGCCTGTTTTTGCTTGTAACCCGCGGGCAACGGCCCTAGATAGGCGTTTCACATCCCCTTGCAAGGAATGGAGTTTGATCATGGCCCGCGTGACGGTTGAAGATTGCGTAGATAAAGTCCCGAACAGGTTTGAGCTTGTAATGCTCGCCTCGCATCGTGCCCGAGAGATTTCGGCCGGTGGCCAGATCACGGTCGACCGCGACAATGACAAGAACCCTGTCGTTGCGCTGCGCGAGATTGCGGATGAAACGCAAACCGCCGACGAACTGCGCGAGCGTATGATCGAAAGCCATCAGACCCAGATTGAAGTTGACGAGCCTGAAGAAGACAGCATGGCTCTGTTGATGGGGGCTGAAGCTGCTGACAAGCCGGCCGAGGATGATCTGTCCGAAGAAAAGCTTCTGCGTGCTTTGATGGAAGCGCAAGGCCAGGGCTAACGGATCAAAGATCCCCGCGGGGTGGCGGACCGGATGAACGACCTTCCAGATCTTGACCTTGATCTTGATGGGCTGATCGAACGGATCCGCCGCTATAACCCCAAATCCAATCACGAATTGATCCGCGCGGCGTATGAATACGGCGCGCGTATGCACGATGGACAGACCCGCCATTCTGGCGAGCCTTACTTCACCCATCCCTTTGCTGTTGCCGAAATTCTGGCGGATATGCAGCTGGATGATGCCACGATTATCACCGCACTTTTGCATGACACGATCGAAGACACCCGGTCGACCTATTCGGAAGTGACCAAGATTTTCGGGGTCGAGGTGGCAGAGCTGGTCGATGGTGTGACCAAGCTGACCAATCTTCAGCTCAGTTCGTCCGAGACCAAACAGGCCGAAAACTTCCGCAAGCTGTTCATGGCGATGTCCAAGGATCTGCGGGTGATCCTGGTCAAGCTGGCGGACCGACTTCACAACATGCGCACGATCCGCGCCATGCGGCCCGACAAGCAGATTCAGAAATCGCGCGAAACCATGGACATCTATGCCCCGTTGGCGGGTCGCATGGGGATGCAGTGGATGCGCGAGGAATTGGAAGATCTGGCGTTTCGCGTGTTGAACCCCGAGGCGCGGAACTCGATCATGCGGCGGTTTCTGCGGTTGCAGAAGGAAAGCGGTGATGTGATCGAAAAGATCACCGGCGACATCCGGTTGGAGCTGGACAAGGCAAACATCACCGCCGAGGTGTTCGGGCGCGCCAAGAAGCCGTTTTCGATCTGGCGCAAGATGCAGGAAAAGAACCAGAGCTTCTCGCGCCTGTCGGACACCTATGGATTTCGGATTATCACAGATAGCGAAGCAGACTGCTATCGCGTGCTTGGCGTGATCCACCAACGCTGGCGCGCCATTCCGGGCCGGTTCAAGGATTACATCAGCCAGCCAAAATCAAACGGCTACCGCTCGATCCATACGACTGTATCGGGTCGCGATGGCAAAAGGGTTGAAGTTCAAATTCGCACCCATGCCATGCATGATGTAGCCGAGGCAGGCGTCGCCGCGCACTGGTCATACAAGGACGGCGTGCGGGCCGAAAACCCGTTCGCGGTTGATCCAGCCAAGTGGATTTCATCGCTGACCGAGCGGTTTGAAGCTGCTGAGGATCACGACGAGTTTCTGGAACACGTGAAGCTTGAAATGTATCAGGATCAAGTGTTCTGCTTCACCCCGAAAGGCGAGGTGGTGAAGCTGCCGCGGGGGGCGACGCCTTTGGATTTCGCCTATGCGATCCACACGCGGATCGGGGACAGTTGTGTCGGGGCCAAGGTCGACGGCATTCGCGTGCCGCTTTGGACCCGTATCAAAAACGGCCAGTCGGTCGAGATCATGACCGCAGAAGGGCAAAGCCCGCAAGCCACTTGGATCGACATCGTCGTGACAGGCCGCGCAAAGGCGGCCATTCGAAAAAGCCTGCGTAGCGTGGACCGTGAACGGTTCGTGCGATTGGGTCGCGAGCTTGCGCGCGTCGCGTTTGAACATGTTGGCCGCAAAGCGACCGAAAAGGCGCTGGCGACCGCGGCCAAACAACTGCGTCTGGATGACGTCGACGAATTGCTGGCGCGAATGGGATCGGCCGAGCTACAGGCGCGCGATGTCATTGCAGCACTGTATCCGGAAAGTGTTGAGGCCGAAGCCGAGGTTGATGGCGATTCGGTGGTGGTTGGTCTTGAAACCGGGCAGGATTTTGCCCGCGCGCAGTGTTGCCAACCCGTGCCCGGCGAACGCATTGTCGGGATCACCTATCGCGGTAAGGGTGTGATGGTCCACACCATCGACTGCGATGCTCTGGCCGATGTGGCCGAGGACAGCTCCCGATGGGTCGATCTTCATTGGCATTCCGGTCAGCACCCGGCGATTCATACGGTCAGCATTAACCTGACCATTTCGAACGATGCGGGTGTTCTGGGGCGGATTTGCTCGCTGATTGGTGAGCAGAAGGCCAATATCTCGGATCTGAAGTTTCTGGACCGAAAACCTGATTTCTACCGCCTACTTGTTGATGTAGATTTGCGCGATATTGAACATTTGCATGCCATTATGCTGACATTAGAAGCAGATAGTGATGTTGCCGATGTTCACCGACATAGGGACATCGCCCGTAAACCGTAGCCTGCCAATTTCGGCCGAAAGGGACCATCCGTGTTCAAGAGAAATCCGCGCTCATACCTGCGTATCATTGCGGAATTCTTCTATCCACGGGGCGGATGGTATCGGGCGTCGCAATATGTGATCCACCGCATTCGGCGTTTGCCCGATCCGGCGCACCGGATTTCGCGTGGGATTGCAGCGGGTGTTTTTGCCTCGTTCACGCCATTTTTCGGGCTTCACTTTCTGACCGCTGCCTGTTTGTCGTGGATCATTCGCGGCAACGTGTTGGCGTCATTGCTGGCAACCTTTGTCGGCAACCCGATAACCTTCCCGCTGATTGCGGAGCTTTCGGTCAATCTGGGCAACGCAATGCTGGGCCAGCCTTCAAGCGTGCATTTGCCTGAAATTGCCGCTCAGTTCGCGGCGGCCACGTCTGATTTCTGGTTGAACATGAAAGCGCCGTTTACCGATCACGTGGTCGACTGGTCGCGGATGTCGGCGTTTTTTCATCGGGTTTTCCTGCCCTATCTGGTGGGCTGCATCATTCCCGGCATTGTGGCTGGCACCATCGGGTATGCGTTGTCCAACCCTGTGATCCATGCCTATCAGCGACGTCGCATCAAGAAGTTGAAAGAGCGGTATGACAAGCGTCTGAAAGCCGGACGAGACAAGGCTGGCGAAGCAAAGGAAAAACCGTAAGACTTGGCGCGCCAACAGATTGCATTGAACAAAGGGGCGTGACATGGCCAACCAGACGAAAAAACTGCGCTTGGGCGTGAATATTGATCACGTGGCGACAGTGCGAAACGCGCGTGGCTCGGCGTATCCCGATCCTGTGCGTGCGGCCCTTCTGGCCGAACAGGCCGGGGCCGATGGCATCACCGCGCATCTGCGCGAAGATCGGCGGCACATTCTGGATGACGATATCGACCGGCTTATGGCCGAACTGTCGGTGCCCTTGAATTTCGAATGCGCCGCAACGGACGAAATGCTGGACATCGCGTTGCGCCACAAGCCCCATGCGGTGTGCCTTGTGCCGGAAAAACGAGAAGAGCTGACCACCGAAGGCGGGCTTGAGGTCGCACGGCAGGACAACAAACTTGCCGAATATATCACCCCGCTCAGGGACGCCGGTTGTCGCGTGTCGCTGTTCGTCGCGGCCGACCCTGTGCAGATCGAAGCCTCCGCGCGGGTGGGGGCTGCGGTGGTCGAGTTGCACACTGGTGCCTATTGCGATCTGCACGCCGAAGGCCGGTTTGACGAACGTGATGCCGAGCTTGCGCGTTTGCGCGACGGGGCGGCGCTGGCGCATTCGCTGGGGCTTGAGGTGCATGCAGGTCACGGATTGACCTATGACACCGTG
This DNA window, taken from Aliiroseovarius sp. F47248L, encodes the following:
- the rnhA gene encoding ribonuclease HI, with translation MAEFFAFTDGACSGNPGPGGWGALLQAHENGAVIKERELKGGAAETTNNQMELMAAIMALETLGKPCAITVVTDSAYVKNGVTGWIHGWKRNGWRTSSKKPVKNVELWQRLDEAQARHQVTWQWVKGHAGHPENERADELARAGMAPFKD
- a CDS encoding glutathione S-transferase family protein; amino-acid sequence: MLTLYSMPSSGNSYKVRLLLALLGRPYHHIPCESQSPELQTAKTEGKLPLGKVPALHLETGEVLSESNAILWYLASGTSWIPNDPLDQARMLSWMFFEQNRHEPVIAVRASLRSYPHLADEATPELLEELLVSGNSILDLMEHGLQGQDWFAGDTPTIADIALYSYTHTAEDRGGFDLSPFSAIRDWLNRTGALPGFEPLTGPAHG
- the ispH gene encoding 4-hydroxy-3-methylbut-2-enyl diphosphate reductase translates to MTKPALTLYLAAPNGFCAGVDRAIKIVEMAIEKWGPPIYVRHEIVHNKFVVDGLRAKGAVFVEELDEVPDDRPVIFSAHGVAKAVPAEASRREMVFVDATCPLVSKVHIEAERHHQNGLQMVMIGHAGHPETIGTMGQLPEGEVLLVETAEDVATLAPRDPAQLAYITQTTLSVDDTAGVVDALRARFPQIVGPHKEDICYATTNRQEAVKAVAPKVDALLVIGAPNSSNSRRLVEVARANGCSYAMLVQRASEIDWRAIEGIKSVGLTAGASAPQVLVDEVIDAFRDRYDVTVERVETAQENVEFKVPRVLREPA
- a CDS encoding NYN domain-containing protein, which codes for MFYRDERLALFIDGSNLYAAAKSLGFDIDYKLLRQEFMRRGKLLRAFYYTALLENEEYSPIRPLVDWLNYNGFSMVTKPAKEYTDSMGRRKVKGNMDIELTVDALELAPHIDHAVLFSGDGDFRPLIEAMQRQGVRVSVVSTIRSQPPMIADELRRQADNFIELEELKDVIGRPPREFDRPERSED
- the folK gene encoding 2-amino-4-hydroxy-6-hydroxymethyldihydropteridine diphosphokinase — encoded protein: MPQAINSHVTCPKVLVSLGSNATSRRRESANIIHDAVEHLAARKFRITSVSRYYSTPCFPAGAGPDFVNAAVGIDTDLSPNDLLSALHQIEAKFGRERPSRWAPRTLDLDLIAYGDQILPNESVLTHWMSLQLAEQKVLAPEQLILPHPRMHERAFVLIPLADIAPDWCHPLIGKTVKEMVDDLPDEEKKGVSPYLFP
- the rpoZ gene encoding DNA-directed RNA polymerase subunit omega gives rise to the protein MARVTVEDCVDKVPNRFELVMLASHRAREISAGGQITVDRDNDKNPVVALREIADETQTADELRERMIESHQTQIEVDEPEEDSMALLMGAEAADKPAEDDLSEEKLLRALMEAQGQG
- a CDS encoding bifunctional (p)ppGpp synthetase/guanosine-3',5'-bis(diphosphate) 3'-pyrophosphohydrolase, which codes for MNDLPDLDLDLDGLIERIRRYNPKSNHELIRAAYEYGARMHDGQTRHSGEPYFTHPFAVAEILADMQLDDATIITALLHDTIEDTRSTYSEVTKIFGVEVAELVDGVTKLTNLQLSSSETKQAENFRKLFMAMSKDLRVILVKLADRLHNMRTIRAMRPDKQIQKSRETMDIYAPLAGRMGMQWMREELEDLAFRVLNPEARNSIMRRFLRLQKESGDVIEKITGDIRLELDKANITAEVFGRAKKPFSIWRKMQEKNQSFSRLSDTYGFRIITDSEADCYRVLGVIHQRWRAIPGRFKDYISQPKSNGYRSIHTTVSGRDGKRVEVQIRTHAMHDVAEAGVAAHWSYKDGVRAENPFAVDPAKWISSLTERFEAAEDHDEFLEHVKLEMYQDQVFCFTPKGEVVKLPRGATPLDFAYAIHTRIGDSCVGAKVDGIRVPLWTRIKNGQSVEIMTAEGQSPQATWIDIVVTGRAKAAIRKSLRSVDRERFVRLGRELARVAFEHVGRKATEKALATAAKQLRLDDVDELLARMGSAELQARDVIAALYPESVEAEAEVDGDSVVVGLETGQDFARAQCCQPVPGERIVGITYRGKGVMVHTIDCDALADVAEDSSRWVDLHWHSGQHPAIHTVSINLTISNDAGVLGRICSLIGEQKANISDLKFLDRKPDFYRLLVDVDLRDIEHLHAIMLTLEADSDVADVHRHRDIARKP
- a CDS encoding DUF2062 domain-containing protein, which produces MFKRNPRSYLRIIAEFFYPRGGWYRASQYVIHRIRRLPDPAHRISRGIAAGVFASFTPFFGLHFLTAACLSWIIRGNVLASLLATFVGNPITFPLIAELSVNLGNAMLGQPSSVHLPEIAAQFAAATSDFWLNMKAPFTDHVVDWSRMSAFFHRVFLPYLVGCIIPGIVAGTIGYALSNPVIHAYQRRRIKKLKERYDKRLKAGRDKAGEAKEKP
- a CDS encoding pyridoxine 5'-phosphate synthase; the protein is MANQTKKLRLGVNIDHVATVRNARGSAYPDPVRAALLAEQAGADGITAHLREDRRHILDDDIDRLMAELSVPLNFECAATDEMLDIALRHKPHAVCLVPEKREELTTEGGLEVARQDNKLAEYITPLRDAGCRVSLFVAADPVQIEASARVGAAVVELHTGAYCDLHAEGRFDERDAELARLRDGAALAHSLGLEVHAGHGLTYDTVKPIAEMPEVVELNIGHFLIGEAIFRGLTDAMAEMRGLMDEARG